Proteins from one Alphaproteobacteria bacterium genomic window:
- a CDS encoding ketoacyl-ACP synthase III — protein MAIRSVVKGCGAYLPKQIVTNHDLAATMDTTHEWIVERTGIHQRHVAAEGEMTSDLATQAASQALQRAGIQADNIDLIVLATTTADDTFPAAAVTVQKKLGAHNAFAFDVQAVCSGFVYALSVADNFIRCGQIKTALVIGAETMSRLLDPTDRGTAVLFGDGAGALVLQAEQNADSESFSQRGILSTHLYSDGRCRDALYVDGGPGRGGSIGYIRMQGREVMKCAVEKIGGAVKKALEFHGLTPQDIDWFVPHQANIRIINAVAKHFDLPPERVVITVDKHANTSAASIPLALAQAEADGKILTGQLVVIEAMGGGFTWGSALIRW, from the coding sequence ATGGCTATTCGATCAGTTGTCAAAGGGTGTGGGGCCTATCTTCCTAAGCAAATTGTTACAAATCATGATTTGGCTGCAACAATGGATACCACCCACGAATGGATTGTAGAACGTACCGGCATTCACCAACGTCATGTAGCTGCAGAAGGAGAGATGACTTCTGATTTAGCAACCCAAGCGGCATCTCAAGCTCTCCAGCGAGCAGGCATCCAAGCCGACAATATAGATTTAATTGTTTTGGCGACCACAACAGCTGATGATACCTTTCCAGCTGCTGCTGTTACTGTCCAAAAAAAGCTAGGGGCACATAACGCTTTTGCATTTGACGTTCAAGCGGTCTGTTCTGGTTTTGTTTATGCTTTAAGTGTTGCTGATAATTTTATCCGTTGTGGTCAAATTAAAACCGCTCTCGTGATTGGGGCCGAAACGATGTCACGGTTGCTTGATCCGACAGACCGGGGAACAGCAGTCTTGTTTGGGGATGGAGCAGGAGCTCTTGTCCTTCAAGCTGAGCAAAATGCTGACTCTGAATCATTTTCTCAGCGAGGCATTTTGTCCACACATCTTTATTCAGATGGACGATGTCGAGATGCATTATATGTTGATGGAGGCCCGGGTCGAGGCGGCTCAATTGGATACATAAGGATGCAGGGTCGTGAAGTTATGAAGTGCGCCGTAGAAAAAATTGGGGGTGCTGTTAAAAAAGCACTTGAATTTCATGGGCTTACCCCTCAAGATATCGACTGGTTCGTCCCTCACCAAGCGAACATACGAATCATAAATGCTGTAGCAAAGCATTTTGATTTGCCACCGGAGCGTGTTGTCATAACCGTTGATAAACACGCGAATACATCTGCGGCTTCCATCCCCTTAGCTCTGGCTCAGGCAGAAGCAGATGGAAAAATTTTAACGGGGCAGTTGGTTGTTATTGAAGCAATGGGTGGTGGATTTACCTGGGGATCTGCCTTAATAAGGTGGTAA
- a CDS encoding isoleucine--tRNA ligase: MKVDYKNTVFLPKTNFAMKANLAKREVDFLNYWKKIDLYKTLRSQSKGRKKFILHFGPPYANGHIHIGHALTETLKDVVNKTYQMLGYDAPLVPGWDCHGLPIEWKIEESYRDAGLNKDDVDVLEFRAECRTFAAKWVDIQREEFKRLGIVADWDDPYSTMNFKTEARIIEQLGCFLLNGSLYRGQKPVMWSVVEKTTLAEAEIEYKDHTSDSIYVAFPVKETHLPILNNVAAVIWTTTPWTLPGNRAIAYGESIEYSVIKSDKHDQAFLVATDLVADFLAKLDVETHHVLGTLSGKELAGVICSHPLQGKGYDFPVPLLNAEHVTTEAGTGLVHTAPGHGLEDFEVGKKHGLEIPRTVADDGHYYANVPLFAGTFVFKANAKVIEAIQEVGLLLHATKIIHSYPHSWRSKAPLIFRTTAQWFISMEKNDLRAKSLKAIDEVTWLPTIGKNRIRSMVESRPDWNLSRQRAWGTPMTLFIHKETGEVLRDADVHARIVEAVAKEGGDTWYTSEASRFLAPKYNPNDYDKVMDILDVWFDSGCTHEFVLKDRPELAWPADLYLEGSDQHRGWFMSSLMEACGTTGNAPYRQVLTHGFTLNEKGLKMSKSEGNALAPITIIDTMGADILRLWVISVDYTEDMRIGTEILKYQEDIYRRLRNTLRYLLGALDGFTPEEQVPFNDMPKLEQLILHRLAELDLALRKSAETFDFMNFYASLHTFCAVDLSAFYFDLRKDCLYCDSPSSLKRRAVRTVMDHIFACLTHWLAPVLSFTTEEARQARYGEDVDSIHLQVFPDIPFSWTNAALASQWEIIRDVRRVITGALEVERTAKTIGSSLQANVAIYVTPEIAETLKSLDMSDPELAELSITSQATLIIAQPPPGAFVLEDVTNIGVIVNLAEGQKCSRCWKVLEEVGRIHEDLCKRCLDVVEEV; the protein is encoded by the coding sequence ATGAAAGTCGATTATAAAAATACAGTTTTTCTCCCCAAAACAAATTTTGCCATGAAGGCAAATTTGGCAAAACGTGAAGTTGATTTTTTGAATTATTGGAAAAAAATTGACCTATACAAAACCTTGCGCTCCCAATCTAAAGGCCGGAAAAAATTTATTCTTCATTTTGGCCCTCCCTATGCCAATGGTCACATTCATATTGGGCACGCCCTCACAGAAACTTTAAAAGACGTTGTCAATAAAACATACCAAATGCTTGGCTATGACGCTCCTTTAGTTCCCGGTTGGGACTGCCATGGTTTACCTATTGAATGGAAAATTGAGGAAAGCTATCGAGATGCAGGCCTTAACAAAGATGATGTTGATGTATTAGAATTCCGAGCCGAATGCCGAACCTTTGCCGCCAAGTGGGTTGATATTCAACGGGAAGAATTCAAACGGTTGGGAATCGTTGCGGACTGGGATGATCCCTACTCCACCATGAATTTCAAAACAGAAGCCCGAATTATTGAACAATTAGGATGTTTTCTTCTGAATGGAAGTTTATACCGGGGACAAAAACCAGTTATGTGGTCCGTTGTTGAAAAAACAACATTGGCTGAAGCAGAAATTGAATACAAAGATCACACCTCAGACTCTATTTATGTTGCTTTTCCTGTCAAGGAAACGCACTTGCCTATTTTGAATAATGTGGCTGCCGTCATTTGGACCACGACACCTTGGACCCTCCCCGGAAATCGAGCCATCGCATATGGAGAAAGTATCGAGTATTCCGTCATTAAGTCTGATAAGCATGACCAGGCTTTCCTTGTAGCAACTGATTTGGTTGCCGACTTTCTCGCCAAATTAGATGTTGAGACACACCACGTACTTGGAACTCTTAGTGGCAAGGAGTTAGCCGGGGTAATTTGTTCTCATCCTTTACAAGGAAAGGGGTATGATTTTCCGGTTCCTCTCCTTAACGCGGAGCATGTCACCACCGAAGCCGGAACTGGCCTTGTTCATACAGCACCAGGTCATGGACTAGAAGACTTTGAAGTTGGCAAAAAACATGGTCTTGAAATTCCTAGAACCGTTGCGGATGATGGTCACTATTATGCCAATGTTCCCTTATTTGCCGGAACATTTGTCTTTAAAGCCAATGCCAAAGTCATTGAAGCGATTCAAGAAGTCGGCCTCCTTCTTCATGCCACAAAAATCATTCATAGTTATCCTCATTCATGGAGATCTAAGGCACCGCTAATTTTTCGCACAACGGCACAATGGTTTATCAGCATGGAAAAAAATGACTTGCGTGCGAAATCTTTGAAGGCAATTGATGAAGTCACTTGGTTACCGACCATTGGCAAAAATCGTATTCGCTCCATGGTCGAAAGCCGTCCAGATTGGAACTTGTCGCGCCAACGTGCGTGGGGAACGCCCATGACGTTATTTATTCACAAAGAAACAGGGGAAGTTTTACGGGATGCTGACGTGCATGCCCGCATTGTCGAAGCCGTTGCTAAAGAGGGTGGTGATACTTGGTACACCAGCGAAGCCAGTCGCTTTTTAGCTCCCAAATACAACCCTAATGATTACGACAAAGTTATGGATATTCTGGATGTATGGTTTGATAGCGGCTGTACACATGAATTTGTTTTGAAAGATCGTCCTGAATTAGCTTGGCCAGCCGACCTTTATCTTGAAGGGTCAGACCAGCACCGCGGTTGGTTTATGTCCTCGTTGATGGAAGCTTGCGGAACAACAGGAAACGCTCCTTATCGCCAAGTCTTAACGCATGGTTTTACCTTAAATGAAAAAGGACTTAAAATGTCCAAATCGGAAGGTAATGCTCTAGCCCCTATTACCATTATTGATACCATGGGGGCTGATATATTGCGTTTATGGGTTATATCCGTCGATTATACAGAAGATATGCGCATTGGGACTGAAATTCTGAAATATCAAGAAGATATTTACCGCCGCTTACGCAATACATTGCGCTATTTGTTAGGTGCCCTTGATGGCTTCACCCCAGAAGAACAAGTTCCCTTCAATGATATGCCTAAACTTGAGCAATTGATTTTACATCGTCTGGCTGAATTAGATTTGGCGTTGCGAAAGAGTGCCGAAACTTTTGATTTTATGAACTTTTATGCCAGCTTACATACTTTCTGTGCTGTTGACTTATCCGCATTCTACTTTGATTTACGCAAAGATTGCCTCTATTGCGACTCCCCGTCTTCCCTAAAACGTCGCGCAGTACGTACCGTTATGGACCATATTTTTGCTTGCTTAACCCATTGGTTAGCTCCGGTATTAAGTTTCACAACTGAAGAGGCTCGTCAAGCTCGCTATGGAGAAGATGTGGACAGTATCCATTTGCAAGTTTTTCCCGATATTCCCTTCAGCTGGACTAACGCTGCCTTAGCTTCTCAATGGGAAATTATTCGAGATGTGCGACGAGTCATTACAGGTGCCTTAGAAGTTGAAAGGACCGCGAAAACAATTGGGTCTAGCTTACAAGCCAATGTCGCCATTTACGTAACCCCTGAGATTGCCGAAACTCTTAAATCGCTTGATATGAGTGACCCAGAGTTAGCCGAACTTTCCATTACCTCTCAAGCAACACTAATCATTGCCCAACCTCCTCCCGGTGCTTTTGTTCTCGAAGATGTCACAAATATAGGCGTCATAGTCA
- a CDS encoding methyltransferase domain-containing protein, with product MKIVNESQIRRAENRLFFRRWVQNPRQLGTLAPISVKLSLLAAKQAVKSYVPGTPVVEIGAGTGRLTRALLQCGVQPQDLTVVELDGEMCDFMRKSLPLITVIEGDANQLAELINSKICEKVGVVVSAIPLMYLPEILRKSLINAAFAVLKPSAKIIHVTYSPVSPLKFWDAIQQRCIESTWMNIPPGFVWQFQQQ from the coding sequence GTGAAAATCGTGAATGAATCTCAAATAAGACGGGCAGAAAATAGATTGTTTTTTCGTCGGTGGGTACAAAATCCTCGTCAATTGGGTACACTTGCCCCTATATCAGTAAAATTATCCCTACTGGCAGCCAAGCAAGCCGTGAAAAGCTATGTGCCCGGAACCCCTGTCGTTGAGATTGGAGCGGGTACAGGTCGACTCACTCGGGCATTACTGCAGTGCGGTGTTCAACCTCAAGATCTTACCGTAGTAGAACTTGATGGTGAGATGTGTGATTTCATGCGCAAATCTCTTCCCCTTATTACCGTTATAGAAGGGGATGCGAATCAGCTTGCGGAATTAATTAATTCAAAAATTTGTGAAAAAGTTGGGGTTGTTGTATCTGCAATCCCTTTAATGTACTTACCTGAAATTTTACGCAAGTCCCTTATAAATGCAGCATTCGCGGTATTAAAACCCAGTGCAAAAATTATTCATGTTACTTATAGCCCTGTATCTCCCTTAAAGTTTTGGGATGCCATTCAGCAAAGGTGCATTGAGTCAACTTGGATGAATATTCCCCCGGGTTTCGTTTGGCAGTTTCAACAACAATGA
- a CDS encoding outer membrane protein assembly factor BamE: MKCNASLFSSFIFSSFLIGCAPTIESRGFNAENVQFTQIKPGVQTKKQVQDLLGSPSTISTFDQNTWYYVSKKTATTSFFTPEVLEQQVTVINFDKSNTVSDIKTYSGEEAKNIKPIDRKTETTGYETGVLREVFSNFGRLSSKKPSK, from the coding sequence ATGAAGTGCAATGCATCTCTCTTTTCTTCTTTCATATTTTCAAGTTTTTTAATTGGCTGTGCCCCAACTATAGAATCCCGGGGATTCAATGCAGAAAATGTTCAATTTACTCAAATTAAACCAGGCGTTCAAACAAAGAAACAAGTGCAAGATCTTTTAGGAAGCCCGTCCACTATTTCTACTTTTGACCAAAATACTTGGTATTATGTTTCTAAGAAAACCGCAACAACATCCTTCTTTACGCCAGAAGTTCTGGAACAACAAGTTACCGTAATTAATTTTGATAAAAGTAACACAGTAAGCGATATTAAAACATACTCCGGTGAAGAGGCAAAAAATATTAAACCGATTGACCGTAAAACTGAAACGACAGGGTATGAAACTGGCGTTTTGCGTGAAGTATTTAGTAACTTTGGGCGGCTAAGCAGCAAAAAACCATCAAAATAG
- a CDS encoding acetyl-CoA C-acyltransferase gives MTQTKITLSFNDNDIVITAAKRTPMGAFQGALSALQAPQLGSIAIEGAFQASALDPKDINEVIMGCVLPAGIGQAPARQAAIGAGVSNTTPCTTINKVCGSGMKAVMNAHDQICLDNRRIIIAGGMESMTNAPYLLDRARGGYRLGHGKVVDHLLYDGLEDPYHPGKLMGNFAEDTATHFQVTRQAQDDYAMESYRRVQLAASKGYFQAEIAPIDLIMGKNRLEIHQDETPSKVKIDKIPHLKPAFQANGTVTAANSSSLADGAAALVLMSAGESKRRGLEAKAVIRGHVSHAQEPEWFTTAPIKAIEKLLENLNWSTEDVDLFEINEAFAVVTMAAMKKLNIPHEKVNIWGGATALGHPLGASGARILVTLTHALEKTRRSKGIAALCIGGGEATAIAIERLS, from the coding sequence ATGACTCAAACTAAGATCACATTATCATTTAATGACAATGATATTGTTATTACAGCGGCAAAACGTACTCCTATGGGTGCATTTCAAGGAGCCCTTTCGGCTTTACAAGCTCCCCAGTTGGGAAGTATTGCCATTGAAGGGGCTTTTCAGGCATCTGCTTTAGATCCAAAAGATATTAATGAAGTGATTATGGGATGTGTTTTACCTGCCGGAATAGGCCAAGCTCCTGCTCGCCAAGCTGCAATTGGAGCCGGTGTCTCCAACACAACACCTTGTACAACGATTAATAAAGTTTGTGGTTCTGGTATGAAAGCGGTCATGAACGCGCATGATCAGATCTGTCTTGATAATCGTCGAATCATCATTGCAGGTGGCATGGAGAGTATGACAAATGCCCCCTATTTGCTGGATCGTGCCCGAGGAGGCTATCGCTTAGGTCACGGAAAAGTGGTGGATCATCTTCTTTATGATGGTTTAGAAGATCCCTATCATCCCGGAAAATTGATGGGGAACTTTGCAGAAGATACGGCAACACACTTCCAAGTGACTCGCCAAGCTCAAGATGATTATGCCATGGAGTCTTATCGTCGGGTACAATTAGCCGCATCAAAGGGATATTTTCAGGCAGAAATAGCTCCCATTGATCTTATTATGGGAAAAAATCGCTTAGAAATACATCAAGATGAGACACCGAGCAAAGTTAAAATTGATAAAATTCCTCATCTCAAGCCTGCATTTCAAGCCAATGGAACGGTGACAGCAGCTAACTCCTCATCCCTTGCGGATGGGGCAGCTGCACTTGTGCTGATGTCGGCGGGAGAGTCAAAGAGACGAGGATTGGAGGCAAAAGCTGTCATCCGAGGGCATGTTTCTCACGCCCAAGAGCCAGAATGGTTTACAACCGCTCCTATAAAAGCTATCGAAAAATTGCTTGAAAACCTAAATTGGTCAACGGAAGATGTTGATTTATTTGAAATTAACGAAGCATTTGCCGTCGTAACAATGGCGGCGATGAAAAAACTAAATATTCCCCACGAGAAAGTTAATATTTGGGGGGGAGCGACAGCCTTAGGTCATCCTTTGGGTGCCAGTGGAGCTCGCATTCTAGTGACGTTGACGCACGCTTTAGAAAAAACGAGGCGTTCGAAAGGAATTGCTGCCTTATGTATAGGTGGAGGCGAAGCGACTGCCATCGCTATTGAACGATTGTCATAA
- the plsX gene encoding phosphate acyltransferase PlsX has protein sequence MSFVISLDAMGGDSAPQIVIDGAAKALSNGLKCTFLVFGDEHKINPFLLKHPQYKQYFKIIHTDEVITNEMKVVVAIRTLPKSSMRMAIDAVAKGEAAAVVSAGNTGAYMALSKLLLKTFEGIDRPALATTIPTLTGQALVMDFGANVECTSENITQFAILGHVFGQRLLKKASPTIGLLNVGTEEVKGNAIVQEAAQKIRNLKHLNFHGFVEGDDITSGTTDIVVTDGFTGNVALKTMEGTAKLIQKMLEQSLRQSWRGKLGYLMAKGAFQNMKNRIDPRMHNGALFLGLKGIAVKSHGGMDAFGFANAIRVAASLASDAASGQIAEDLERFLKEEK, from the coding sequence ATGTCATTTGTAATATCATTGGATGCAATGGGGGGAGATTCAGCTCCCCAAATTGTTATTGATGGAGCCGCCAAAGCTCTTTCCAATGGCTTAAAATGTACTTTTCTCGTATTTGGTGACGAGCATAAAATTAATCCTTTCCTATTAAAACATCCCCAGTACAAACAATATTTTAAGATTATTCATACGGATGAAGTCATTACAAATGAAATGAAAGTGGTTGTAGCGATTCGCACTCTTCCCAAATCAAGTATGCGTATGGCTATTGATGCTGTCGCGAAAGGTGAAGCTGCCGCTGTCGTTTCTGCGGGAAATACGGGTGCCTACATGGCTTTAAGCAAGTTGCTACTTAAAACTTTCGAGGGGATTGATCGCCCCGCTCTGGCTACGACGATCCCAACTTTGACGGGTCAAGCTCTTGTCATGGATTTTGGCGCAAACGTAGAGTGTACCTCTGAAAATATCACTCAATTTGCAATTTTAGGTCATGTCTTTGGTCAAAGGTTATTAAAAAAGGCCAGTCCAACGATTGGATTGCTGAACGTGGGTACGGAAGAAGTAAAGGGCAATGCCATTGTTCAAGAAGCGGCACAAAAAATACGTAACTTGAAGCATTTGAATTTCCATGGATTTGTGGAAGGTGATGACATTACATCTGGCACGACAGATATAGTCGTGACAGACGGATTTACGGGTAATGTTGCTTTGAAGACCATGGAAGGCACAGCAAAACTCATTCAAAAAATGTTAGAACAGTCTTTGCGCCAATCTTGGCGTGGTAAATTGGGGTATTTAATGGCTAAAGGTGCCTTTCAAAATATGAAAAATCGTATTGATCCTCGTATGCACAATGGCGCCCTATTTTTAGGCTTAAAAGGAATAGCTGTGAAAAGTCACGGGGGTATGGATGCATTTGGATTCGCCAATGCAATTCGTGTTGCAGCTTCTCTAGCTTCAGATGCAGCCTCAGGGCAAATTGCAGAGGATTTAGAACGCTTTTTAAAAGAAGAAAAATAA
- a CDS encoding integration host factor subunit alpha: MTAETVTRADLINKITQDNKLTRQQASEILKKTLEEIEKALAKGDHVKISSFGTFSILQKKERVGRNPRTGKDAKISPRQVISFRASPVFKKSVGK, translated from the coding sequence ATGACAGCTGAGACAGTAACTCGGGCTGATTTAATTAACAAAATAACCCAAGATAATAAATTGACACGTCAACAAGCTTCTGAAATTTTGAAAAAAACCTTAGAAGAAATTGAAAAAGCTTTGGCTAAGGGAGATCATGTGAAAATTTCCTCTTTTGGAACGTTTTCTATTCTTCAAAAGAAAGAACGAGTTGGGCGTAATCCTCGCACGGGCAAAGATGCTAAAATCTCACCTCGTCAAGTGATTAGCTTTCGAGCCTCTCCTGTTTTCAAAAAGTCCGTCGGAAAATAA
- a CDS encoding DUF177 domain-containing protein gives MESDPNIEFSRIVLFDEIGATGAKYHIEAKEEECRGLTRRFQLVAIHFLKADFELFQESEPGCYRIEGTVVGDVIQSCVSTLKDVPAQVHVIVNILLRPSREENKDEEFIIDLEDERDIEYYTSESIDLGETAAQYLYLNLDPFPHAPGAPEFSQDESKETLSPLAQALEVLKKK, from the coding sequence ATGGAGTCGGATCCAAATATTGAATTCAGTCGAATTGTCCTTTTTGATGAAATCGGGGCAACAGGTGCAAAATATCACATAGAAGCCAAAGAGGAAGAGTGTCGAGGTCTGACAAGACGGTTTCAACTCGTGGCTATTCACTTTTTGAAAGCTGATTTTGAATTGTTTCAGGAATCAGAGCCTGGCTGTTACCGAATTGAGGGAACAGTCGTTGGGGATGTCATTCAAAGTTGTGTATCAACACTTAAAGATGTGCCGGCCCAAGTTCATGTGATTGTTAATATTCTGTTACGTCCTTCTCGGGAAGAAAATAAGGATGAAGAGTTTATCATTGACTTAGAAGATGAACGCGACATTGAGTATTATACTTCAGAATCCATTGATTTAGGTGAGACAGCTGCTCAATATCTTTATTTAAATTTAGATCCTTTTCCCCATGCACCTGGCGCCCCAGAATTTTCTCAAGACGAGAGTAAAGAGACCTTAAGTCCCTTAGCGCAAGCATTAGAAGTATTAAAAAAGAAGTAG
- a CDS encoding methyltransferase domain-containing protein, producing the protein MDEYSPGFRLAVSTTMTYSAQAKKDIAQAKRDENLLFFKRLLKNPKALGAVTPSSLALANFICRHVESTPESFVVEIGAGTGRFTRALLRYGVTPTQIYVVEMDPELCKFLTQHFPQVTVINGDARNLLDILPAHIIGKVSTVISGIPLVNLSETIQAHIADACFAVLAEGGQMLQFTYGPISPLSSRKLGLHKKRLGSVFWNFPPAVIWAYKRAEMQEEKSQVFIRRLRNLRRKILIKVKQS; encoded by the coding sequence TTGGATGAATATTCCCCCGGGTTTCGTTTGGCAGTTTCAACAACAATGACGTATAGCGCTCAAGCCAAAAAGGATATTGCACAAGCCAAGCGAGATGAAAATCTCCTTTTTTTCAAACGTCTTTTAAAGAATCCCAAGGCTTTGGGAGCTGTTACACCCAGCTCGCTGGCTTTGGCTAATTTTATTTGTCGTCATGTGGAATCTACCCCTGAAAGTTTTGTGGTTGAAATCGGGGCAGGGACGGGAAGATTCACTCGGGCGTTATTGCGCTATGGCGTCACCCCTACGCAGATTTATGTTGTGGAAATGGACCCAGAGCTTTGCAAATTTTTAACCCAACATTTTCCCCAAGTGACCGTTATTAATGGAGATGCAAGAAATCTTTTGGATATTCTTCCGGCTCACATTATTGGAAAAGTGAGTACGGTCATTTCTGGCATTCCCCTTGTTAATTTGTCCGAAACCATTCAAGCCCATATTGCTGATGCCTGTTTTGCTGTACTTGCCGAAGGTGGGCAAATGTTACAGTTTACTTACGGCCCTATTTCTCCTTTATCCAGTCGCAAACTGGGTTTGCATAAAAAGCGTTTAGGAAGCGTATTTTGGAATTTTCCGCCAGCAGTAATCTGGGCATATAAACGTGCAGAAATGCAAGAAGAAAAATCTCAAGTTTTCATTCGCCGATTACGGAATTTGCGTCGCAAAATTTTGATTAAAGTGAAGCAGAGTTAA
- a CDS encoding 50S ribosomal protein L32: MAVPKKKTSKSRRDMRRAHHALTSIHSGECPNCGARKLPHHICGSCGHYKGRQVVSKLEAQADQQDT; encoded by the coding sequence ATGGCTGTTCCAAAGAAAAAAACATCAAAGTCTCGTAGAGATATGCGCCGTGCGCATCATGCTCTGACATCGATTCATAGTGGTGAATGCCCAAATTGTGGTGCTCGTAAGCTTCCGCATCATATTTGTGGATCTTGTGGCCATTACAAAGGGCGGCAGGTTGTTTCCAAGTTGGAAGCTCAAGCTGACCAACAAGACACATAA
- the nuoL gene encoding NADH-quinone oxidoreductase subunit L: protein MNLFHIAEMALISPLVGFVIAGLGSLNPQSFTEEGLDFGDRLFQVVTCTLMGICVLASLILFQQVGLGHLEASTLTLPWIHTDQFTVSWGIKLDALSVTMMLIVSLVSFLVHIYSIGYMKNDNCIPRFMAYLSFFTFAMLALVTAPNLLQLFFGWEGVGLASYLLIGFWYEKPSAGAAAIKAFVMNRIGDVGLALGICAIFTIFQTMDFEILFKELATYSTGSAGRPIFNYLGFPVDALNLIGALLLIGAMGKSAQLGLHTWLPDAMEGPTPVSALIHAATMVTAGVFLLVRMSPLYELTPLIRDFICIIGALTAFFAAAIAVTQNDIKRIIAYSTCSQLGYMFFAVGVSAYGAAMFHLVTHAFFKALLFLGSGAVIHAMSDEQDIRRMGGIRAMVPITYTMMWVGNLSLAGIPFFAGYYSKDAILEAAYLKGTVVGEIAFVLGLFVAIMTAFYSWRLLLLTFHGTPRADDRVMAHVHEVSQSMKIPLYILALGAMVSGYLGQDLFLNTGFWGHAIPSASLHHGGANLLSYVVRFLPLVCAIMGISIAYLFYYQNQIIPDRLALKWPRLYSFSLNKGFVDEVYNRLFVARALALGWVFWKKGDEKIIDRYGPDGFTTVSMFIAHLAARLQTGYVTHYAFAMLLGIVALTTWLLISKVYNL from the coding sequence ATGAATTTATTTCATATTGCTGAAATGGCGCTCATTTCACCATTGGTTGGGTTTGTCATTGCCGGTCTTGGAAGTTTAAATCCCCAAAGCTTTACGGAAGAAGGGTTAGACTTTGGAGATCGATTATTTCAAGTCGTTACTTGTACCTTAATGGGTATTTGTGTTTTGGCGTCTCTTATTTTGTTTCAACAAGTTGGGCTTGGGCACCTGGAGGCTTCAACATTGACGTTGCCCTGGATTCATACGGACCAATTTACTGTTTCGTGGGGCATTAAGCTTGACGCATTAAGTGTCACGATGATGCTTATTGTTTCTCTTGTTTCTTTTCTTGTTCATATTTATTCCATCGGTTACATGAAAAACGATAATTGTATTCCTCGATTTATGGCCTACCTTAGTTTTTTTACTTTTGCCATGTTGGCGCTTGTTACGGCTCCGAACCTGCTCCAGCTTTTTTTTGGTTGGGAAGGTGTAGGGCTCGCGTCTTATTTGCTCATTGGGTTTTGGTACGAAAAGCCTTCAGCAGGGGCGGCTGCTATAAAAGCTTTTGTAATGAATCGGATTGGAGATGTAGGGTTGGCTCTAGGGATATGTGCTATCTTTACTATATTCCAAACCATGGATTTTGAAATACTTTTTAAAGAATTAGCGACTTACTCCACCGGTTCTGCGGGTCGTCCTATTTTTAACTATTTAGGGTTTCCTGTTGACGCCTTAAATTTGATTGGTGCTTTGCTCCTAATTGGTGCAATGGGGAAGTCGGCGCAGCTAGGGCTTCATACGTGGTTGCCAGATGCTATGGAAGGACCTACGCCCGTATCTGCTTTGATTCATGCGGCAACAATGGTAACTGCAGGCGTTTTTTTACTTGTGAGAATGTCGCCCTTATATGAATTAACTCCTCTCATACGGGATTTTATCTGTATTATCGGAGCCTTAACGGCGTTCTTTGCGGCAGCTATAGCGGTTACTCAAAATGATATTAAACGCATCATTGCTTATTCGACATGCAGTCAATTAGGATATATGTTTTTTGCAGTGGGCGTTTCTGCCTATGGTGCGGCCATGTTCCACCTCGTAACCCATGCTTTTTTTAAGGCTCTTCTCTTTTTAGGCTCAGGTGCTGTTATTCACGCTATGTCAGATGAACAAGACATTCGTCGCATGGGGGGAATTCGTGCTATGGTTCCTATTACCTATACAATGATGTGGGTGGGCAATCTGTCATTAGCGGGCATTCCCTTTTTTGCAGGTTATTATTCTAAAGACGCAATATTAGAAGCGGCCTATCTTAAAGGTACTGTTGTTGGTGAAATTGCTTTTGTTTTGGGACTTTTTGTGGCCATAATGACCGCATTTTATTCCTGGCGATTGTTGCTCCTTACATTTCATGGAACTCCCCGTGCGGATGACCGTGTCATGGCCCATGTGCATGAAGTGTCTCAATCCATGAAAATTCCATTATATATCCTAGCCTTGGGGGCGATGGTATCCGGCTATCTGGGGCAAGATTTATTTTTAAACACCGGGTTCTGGGGACATGCTATTCCTTCGGCAAGTTTACATCACGGCGGGGCAAACTTGTTGTCGTATGTGGTGCGGTTTCTGCCCCTTGTATGTGCTATTATGGGAATTTCTATCGCTTACCTATTCTATTATCAAAATCAAATTATTCCTGATCGTTTAGCCCTAAAATGGCCTCGTTTATATAGTTTTTCTCTTAATAAAGGATTTGTAGACGAGGTTTATAATCGGTTGTTTGTGGCTCGGGCTCTAGCCTTGGGTTGGGTATTCTGGAAAAAAGGAGATGAAAAAATTATTGATCGCTATGGTCCGGATGGATTCACAACGGTCTCTATGTTTATTGCCCACCTTGCGGCCCGTTTGCAAACGGGATATGTTACCCATTATGCCTTTGCTATGTTGTTAGGTATTGTTGCTTTAACAACGTGGCTATTAATTTCAAAAGTTTATAACCTATGA